One segment of Nostoc flagelliforme CCNUN1 DNA contains the following:
- a CDS encoding homogentisate phytyltransferase, which translates to MSQSSQNSPLPGKAVKSYFHWLYAFWKFSRPHTIIGTSLSVLGLYFIAIAISNPTDSLFPFGYATSTMLSTSHGKPTPDSLFPVLGAWIACLCGNVYIVGLNQLEDVDIDKINKPHLPLASGEFSRQTGQLIVAFTGILALVVAWLTGPFLFGMVAISLSIGTAYSLPPIRLKQFPFWAALCIFSVRGTIVNLGLYLHYSWVLKQSQVIPPVVWVLTLFILVFTFAIAIFKDIPDIEGDRLYNISTFTIKLGSQAVFNLALWVITVCYLGIILVGVLGMASVNPIFLVITHLALLVWMWLRSLAVDLQDKSAIAQFYQFIWKLFFIEYFIFPIACLLA; encoded by the coding sequence ATGAGCCAGAGTTCTCAAAACAGCCCTTTGCCAGGCAAAGCCGTTAAATCATATTTCCATTGGTTATACGCTTTCTGGAAATTCTCTCGCCCTCACACGATTATTGGTACAAGTTTGAGTGTGTTGGGTTTGTATTTTATTGCCATTGCAATTAGTAATCCTACTGATTCCCTATTCCCGTTCGGCTACGCTACTTCGACTATGCTCAGTACAAGTCACGGCAAGCCTACTCCCGATTCCCTATTCCCTGTTTTAGGGGCATGGATTGCTTGTCTGTGTGGCAATGTCTACATTGTGGGGCTGAATCAGTTAGAAGATGTTGATATTGACAAGATTAATAAGCCTCATTTACCGTTGGCATCAGGTGAGTTTTCCCGACAGACGGGGCAATTAATTGTTGCTTTTACTGGGATTTTGGCGCTAGTTGTGGCGTGGCTAACTGGGCCATTCTTATTTGGCATGGTAGCAATTAGTTTGTCCATTGGTACTGCTTATTCTTTACCGCCAATTCGTTTGAAACAGTTTCCATTTTGGGCAGCACTGTGCATTTTTTCGGTGCGCGGCACGATTGTTAATTTAGGATTGTATTTGCACTATAGTTGGGTGCTGAAACAAAGCCAAGTAATTCCGCCTGTGGTGTGGGTGCTGACGTTATTTATCTTGGTATTTACCTTTGCGATCGCTATATTTAAAGATATCCCAGATATAGAAGGCGATCGCCTTTATAATATCTCTACTTTCACTATCAAACTCGGTTCGCAAGCTGTGTTTAATTTAGCTCTTTGGGTGATAACTGTCTGTTATTTGGGGATAATTCTAGTTGGTGTGCTAGGTATGGCCTCAGTTAACCCCATCTTTCTGGTAATTACTCATTTAGCTTTGCTAGTTTGGATGTGGTTGCGGAGTTTGGCGGTAGACTTACAAGATAAAAGTGCGATCGCTCAATTCTATCAATTTATCTGGAAACTATTTTTTATCGAATATTTCATTTTCCCTATCGCCTGCCTTTTGGCTTAG
- a CDS encoding tetratricopeptide repeat protein, which yields MLETFPTSSILAAVVVVLSLSILGYFAWKTLITSDLFQKGINLSQAKDYQGAEAAFRKVISLNSTNDVVRLFLGDVLNQQGKVEEATELFREVIRRSPKNPDAYLRLANILMQQEREDEAKTNLLQAKDLLQKQRQPEKAKKITELLDKMSEKLSQS from the coding sequence ATGCTAGAAACCTTTCCCACTAGTTCTATTCTTGCTGCCGTTGTAGTTGTTCTTAGTCTATCAATTCTTGGCTATTTCGCTTGGAAAACTTTGATTACCTCAGATTTGTTTCAAAAAGGAATCAATCTTTCTCAAGCAAAAGATTACCAAGGTGCAGAAGCAGCGTTTCGTAAGGTGATTTCCCTAAACTCTACTAATGATGTAGTGCGCTTGTTTTTGGGAGATGTTTTAAACCAGCAAGGCAAAGTAGAAGAAGCAACAGAATTATTCCGGGAAGTGATTCGCCGCAGTCCGAAAAATCCTGATGCTTACTTGCGTTTGGCAAATATTCTCATGCAGCAAGAGCGAGAAGATGAAGCCAAAACCAACCTGCTGCAAGCTAAAGATTTATTGCAAAAACAACGACAACCTGAAAAAGCTAAAAAAATCACTGAACTGTTAGATAAAATGAGTGAAAAGTTAAGTCAATCTTAA
- a CDS encoding hybrid sensor histidine kinase/response regulator produces the protein MSDIISELWTNFFTSGSFIPHGHCYLWQTNLVWLHILSDAFIAVAYYSIPATLFYFVRKRQDLPFDWIFLLFSGFIVACGTTHLIEIWTLWHPTYWLSGFVKAITAIISVVTAVQLIPLVPQALALPSPAQLEQGNQELQTQIAERLRVEEELRKYQNHLEEMVAVRTNEITKTNEQLQQEILERQRILEILRQSEERYRYLAEAIPQLVWTTNANGECDYFNQNWCEYTGLTLEQSLGSGWLAALHPDDIQNADEVWSNAVKNSTIYNNEYRFKRASDGSYRWQLARGLPLKDEQGIVVKWFGTCTDIHEQKQILEERAHLLELEQVARAKAETANRIKDEFLAVLSHELRTPLNAILGWSKLLQLGRLNQAKTSEALATIERNANLQVQLIEDLLDISRILQGKLTLDITKINLESTILSALQTMRLAAEAKLIEVSTVFEPLMGEVMGDSTRLQQVVWNLLSNAVKFTPKGGKVEVRLEQADGYAQIIVSDTGKGISADFLPFVFDYFRQADSTSTRNFGGLGLGLAIVRNIIEIHGGIVKADSHGENKGATFTVSLPLLQDESPSLKDEQNYPVLLTPKSLPLAGIRVLVVDDDADSLDFAAFVLEQDGAFVIALSSAYEALKTLAEVKPDVLVSDISMPDMNGYMLIRKVRTWTPEQGGQIPAIALTAFARNDDQQEALKAGFQMHLSKPFNPEKLIAAIVKLVEAKVSTIT, from the coding sequence ATGTCAGACATAATATCAGAATTGTGGACTAATTTTTTTACATCAGGATCATTTATTCCACATGGGCACTGCTATCTATGGCAAACGAATTTAGTTTGGTTACACATATTATCTGATGCGTTCATTGCAGTAGCTTATTACTCGATTCCAGCTACACTATTCTACTTTGTTCGCAAGCGGCAGGATTTGCCCTTTGATTGGATTTTTCTCCTGTTTAGTGGATTTATTGTAGCTTGCGGCACTACTCATTTAATAGAGATTTGGACGCTTTGGCATCCAACCTATTGGCTATCGGGGTTTGTCAAAGCAATAACTGCAATAATATCTGTAGTTACAGCAGTACAACTTATACCTCTAGTTCCACAAGCACTGGCACTTCCTAGCCCTGCTCAACTAGAACAAGGAAACCAAGAACTTCAAACACAAATAGCCGAACGCTTACGGGTAGAGGAGGAATTACGAAAATACCAGAATCACCTCGAAGAAATGGTTGCAGTTCGCACCAATGAAATTACCAAGACTAATGAGCAATTACAACAAGAAATCCTTGAACGCCAACGCATCTTAGAAATTCTTCGACAAAGCGAAGAACGTTACCGTTACTTGGCTGAGGCAATTCCTCAACTTGTATGGACAACTAATGCTAACGGTGAATGTGATTATTTTAATCAAAATTGGTGCGAATACACTGGGCTAACATTAGAGCAGTCCTTGGGTTCTGGTTGGTTAGCTGCATTGCATCCAGATGATATCCAAAATGCTGATGAAGTTTGGTCTAATGCTGTAAAAAATAGCACTATATATAACAATGAATATCGCTTTAAACGGGCTTCTGATGGCTCCTATCGTTGGCAGCTAGCGCGAGGTTTACCACTCAAAGATGAGCAAGGTATTGTAGTGAAGTGGTTTGGAACATGTACAGATATCCACGAACAAAAACAAATACTTGAAGAACGGGCACACCTGCTGGAATTAGAACAAGTAGCACGAGCTAAAGCAGAAACAGCCAATCGAATTAAAGATGAATTTCTGGCCGTCCTTTCTCACGAATTACGCACTCCACTAAACGCAATTCTCGGCTGGTCAAAGTTGTTGCAACTCGGCAGGTTAAACCAAGCAAAGACATCTGAAGCACTAGCCACAATCGAGCGGAATGCCAACTTACAGGTTCAACTCATTGAAGATTTGCTGGATATCTCCAGAATTTTACAGGGCAAACTGACGCTGGATATTACGAAGATTAATCTAGAGTCTACGATATTGTCCGCACTACAGACAATGCGTTTAGCAGCAGAAGCAAAATTGATTGAGGTAAGTACAGTATTTGAACCGCTTATGGGGGAAGTTATGGGCGACTCTACTCGTTTGCAGCAAGTCGTTTGGAATCTCCTTTCTAACGCTGTCAAATTTACACCCAAGGGAGGAAAGGTAGAAGTGCGACTAGAGCAAGCTGATGGCTATGCTCAAATCATAGTTAGCGATACAGGTAAGGGAATTAGCGCTGATTTTCTACCATTCGTGTTTGATTACTTCCGCCAAGCAGATAGCACCTCTACGAGAAATTTTGGTGGATTAGGACTGGGATTGGCAATTGTGCGTAATATCATCGAGATACATGGCGGCATTGTCAAAGCAGATAGCCACGGTGAGAACAAAGGGGCAACATTTACTGTTAGCTTGCCGCTTCTGCAAGATGAAAGCCCAAGCCTGAAGGATGAACAAAACTACCCTGTATTATTAACCCCTAAGTCTTTACCTCTCGCTGGGATTCGGGTTTTAGTTGTCGATGATGATGCTGATTCGCTAGATTTTGCTGCTTTTGTATTAGAGCAAGATGGGGCTTTTGTTATCGCTTTATCTTCCGCTTATGAAGCATTAAAAACCCTAGCAGAGGTAAAGCCAGATGTATTGGTCAGTGATATTAGTATGCCCGATATGAATGGCTATATGTTAATACGTAAAGTGAGAACTTGGACACCAGAACAAGGTGGACAAATTCCAGCAATTGCCTTGACGGCTTTTGCTAGAAATGATGACCAGCAAGAAGCACTAAAAGCTGGGTTTCAGATGCATTTATCCAAGCCTTTTAATCCAGAAAAATTAATTGCAGCTATTGTTAAACTTGTTGAAGCAAAAGTGTCAACAATTACCTAA
- a CDS encoding tetratricopeptide repeat protein has protein sequence MLKNKNLLVAAIICLFLSNGNTAFAKDFGVVLSKIPDSDQAAVAKNKNAVANFEQGTNLYKQGDFKGAEAAFRKAIELEPNFAQAYIALANTLDDQGKPQEAIAIYKKAISLDPKDSGAYFNLGLTLARLNQLEGAIAQYKKAISLEPNYADAHYNLGNALYAQGKLTEATTEYTAAIRLKPNYAPTYTRLGNALYDQGELAEAVTQYKKSISFDPKYADAHYYLGNALYAQGKPTEAIAEYTAAIRLDPKNPAGYNALGNTLYAQGKLEEAIAHYKKAISFDPNYADAHYNLASAFYAQGKLTEAIAGYNEAIRLDPKHAQAYTGLGNAMDDQGKPQEAIAHYKKAISLVPNDAFTYYNLGITLGREQQLEEAIVNLKKARELFQAEENKEMVEQVDQLIEKMNIRTN, from the coding sequence ATGCTGAAAAACAAAAATTTACTGGTAGCAGCTATTATCTGCTTGTTTTTGAGTAATGGGAATACTGCCTTTGCTAAAGATTTTGGCGTTGTTTTATCAAAGATTCCAGATTCAGATCAAGCAGCAGTTGCTAAGAACAAAAACGCAGTCGCTAACTTTGAGCAAGGAACCAATCTTTACAAACAAGGAGATTTCAAAGGAGCAGAGGCGGCTTTTCGGAAAGCAATTGAACTAGAACCGAACTTTGCACAAGCTTATATCGCTTTGGCAAACACTCTAGACGATCAAGGTAAACCACAAGAAGCGATCGCTATTTACAAAAAAGCCATTAGCCTCGATCCTAAAGACTCTGGAGCATACTTTAATCTGGGTTTGACTTTAGCAAGACTCAATCAGTTAGAAGGTGCGATCGCACAATATAAAAAAGCTATTAGCCTTGAACCAAACTATGCAGACGCTCACTATAACTTAGGAAATGCTCTCTACGCTCAAGGCAAGCTCACAGAAGCAACCACCGAATATACAGCAGCTATTCGCCTCAAACCCAATTATGCCCCAACTTACACCCGTCTGGGAAATGCTCTGTACGATCAAGGTGAGCTAGCAGAAGCAGTTACTCAGTACAAAAAATCCATTAGCTTTGATCCCAAGTATGCAGACGCTCACTATTACTTAGGGAACGCCTTGTATGCTCAAGGAAAACCAACAGAAGCAATCGCCGAATATACAGCAGCCATTCGCCTCGATCCAAAAAATCCCGCAGGTTATAACGCCTTGGGAAATACTCTCTACGCTCAAGGCAAACTAGAAGAAGCGATCGCACATTACAAAAAAGCCATCAGCTTCGATCCCAACTATGCAGACGCTCACTATAATTTAGCAAGCGCTTTTTACGCTCAAGGCAAGCTAACAGAAGCAATCGCCGGCTATAACGAAGCGATTCGCCTCGATCCCAAACATGCACAAGCTTACACGGGTTTGGGAAATGCGATGGATGATCAAGGTAAACCACAAGAAGCGATCGCACATTACAAAAAAGCCATTAGCCTTGTACCCAACGATGCATTCACTTACTATAATTTGGGGATCACTTTGGGAAGAGAACAACAGCTTGAAGAAGCGATCGTTAATCTCAAAAAAGCCAGAGAGTTATTCCAAGCTGAGGAAAATAAGGAGATGGTTGAGCAAGTTGATCAGCTAATCGAAAAAATGAATATCCGAACCAATTGA
- a CDS encoding DUF3466 family protein: MTAISLTASKSALAASLYSVTDLGALTGDPFSSAQDINDSGEIIINSSGDSSSSFLYSNGSLKKISPLPGDNVLAVESINNLGQVVGNSLVGNSGFDNQAFIYSGGTTQSIGLNGIPYAINDSGEVVGGTTGGGIFPKLAFPYGAAFLYSNGTTTIINNNLEDNYIAYGINNLGQAVGIFGSPSRAFLYDNGIITNLGTLPGDNYSSALDINDLGQVVGSSGLTGVDDGRAFLYSSSTGLQNLGKLSPTDLFSIAEGINNLGQVVGSSGTYNDLKPFLYSDNTLYNLNDLIAPGSDAGFTLTIASAINNNGQIVGRGAVNGEFHAFLLTPVSSVSVAEPSSGFPILSFGAGVILFAALKRKTHSSSAVIQQRS; encoded by the coding sequence TTGACTGCAATCAGTCTGACTGCATCCAAGTCGGCATTGGCGGCATCTTTATACTCAGTTACTGACTTAGGCGCTCTTACTGGAGACCCCTTCAGTTCTGCTCAAGACATCAATGACTCAGGTGAGATAATCATTAATTCTTCTGGGGATTCTTCTTCTTCTTTTTTGTACAGTAATGGTTCGCTCAAAAAAATTAGTCCACTACCTGGCGACAATGTACTTGCAGTGGAGAGTATCAATAACTTGGGGCAAGTAGTTGGTAATTCACTAGTTGGTAATTCGGGCTTTGATAATCAAGCCTTTATTTACAGTGGTGGAACAACCCAAAGTATCGGTCTTAACGGCATTCCTTATGCTATCAATGACTCAGGTGAGGTGGTTGGCGGTACGACTGGCGGCGGTATATTCCCAAAGCTTGCCTTTCCCTACGGGGCCGCTTTCCTATACAGCAATGGTACGACGACTATCATTAACAATAATTTAGAAGACAATTATATTGCCTATGGCATAAATAATCTAGGTCAGGCAGTTGGCATTTTCGGTTCTCCTAGCCGAGCCTTTTTATACGATAACGGCATAATCACTAATCTCGGCACCCTCCCTGGTGACAACTACAGTTCAGCACTGGATATTAATGACTTAGGGCAAGTGGTTGGTAGTTCTGGACTCACTGGAGTAGATGATGGTCGTGCTTTCCTTTACAGTTCTAGCACGGGACTCCAAAACCTCGGTAAGTTAAGTCCTACAGATTTGTTCAGTATTGCTGAGGGGATCAATAATTTGGGTCAAGTAGTCGGGTCTTCTGGCACTTATAATGATTTGAAGCCTTTTCTTTATAGTGATAACACTCTGTACAATTTAAATGACTTAATTGCTCCTGGTTCAGACGCTGGCTTTACCTTGACAATAGCATCTGCCATTAATAATAATGGACAAATTGTCGGTCGTGGTGCAGTTAATGGTGAATTCCACGCCTTCCTCTTGACGCCAGTCTCATCTGTCTCTGTAGCTGAACCAAGTTCAGGCTTTCCAATTTTGTCGTTCGGTGCTGGTGTAATTTTATTTGCAGCACTCAAGCGCAAAACTCACTCTAGCAGTGCAGTTATACAACAAAGAAGTTAA
- the cobA gene encoding uroporphyrinogen-III C-methyltransferase → MTQEKGKVYLVGAGPGNVAYLTVKAYNLLAAAQVLVYDALVDAQLLQCVPPDCLKLDVGKRGGKPSTTQAEINKLLVKHCQQGKQVIRLKSGDPLIFGRCTSEIEALKTSGCDFELVPGISSALAAPLLAGIPLTDPVLSRTFAVLTAHEPEVLDWEALSRLETLVILMGGQHLPEIVHQLVRHGRSHLTPIAIIRWAGTPRQQIWTAQLGNIVEQTTESSLSPAVIVIGEVVGLRKYLQPENIYLDEIIRHESGERHSQVPAVNESIFIPQPMLSNFPSSPLPLSGKTILVTRSVGQSSQFSDRLIALGATVIEMPTLEIGPPSCWEALDNAIAHLSDFDWLILTSTNAIDYFFERLIAQGKDSRALAGVKIAVVGEKTAHCLKQHSLQPDFIPPNFIADSLVENFPEKLDGKKVLFPRVESGGREILVKELTLKGAKVIEVAAYQSCCPSGIPPEAQLALQNRKIDVITFASSKTVQFFCQLTDKIFSNNSDPSQLLEGICIASIGPQTSKTCHFLFRRVDVEAQEYTLDGLTQALIRWATNY, encoded by the coding sequence ATGACTCAAGAAAAAGGTAAAGTCTATCTCGTAGGTGCTGGGCCTGGAAATGTAGCATACCTGACGGTAAAAGCTTACAATCTCTTAGCTGCTGCTCAGGTTTTAGTCTACGATGCCCTGGTAGATGCTCAATTATTGCAGTGCGTACCGCCTGATTGTTTGAAGTTAGATGTGGGGAAACGCGGTGGTAAACCCAGTACAACTCAAGCTGAGATTAACAAGTTACTTGTAAAGCATTGCCAGCAAGGTAAACAAGTTATACGGCTCAAATCAGGCGATCCGTTGATTTTTGGGCGTTGTACTTCCGAAATTGAAGCACTCAAAACATCTGGTTGTGATTTTGAACTAGTACCAGGAATTTCCTCAGCCCTTGCAGCACCTTTGTTAGCAGGAATTCCCCTTACAGATCCGGTGTTGAGTCGCACTTTTGCAGTGCTTACAGCTCATGAACCAGAAGTTTTAGACTGGGAGGCACTCTCACGGCTAGAGACACTGGTAATTTTGATGGGAGGGCAACATCTGCCAGAAATTGTACATCAACTGGTGCGACACGGGCGATCGCACTTAACACCCATTGCCATCATCCGTTGGGCAGGAACTCCTCGCCAACAAATTTGGACAGCGCAACTGGGCAATATTGTAGAACAAACCACCGAATCATCCCTTTCTCCAGCAGTAATTGTTATTGGCGAAGTTGTTGGGCTACGGAAGTACTTACAACCTGAGAATATATATTTAGACGAAATTATCAGGCACGAGTCTGGAGAAAGGCATTCCCAGGTTCCGGCTGTGAACGAGAGTATTTTTATACCCCAACCTATGTTAAGTAACTTCCCCTCATCTCCTCTTCCTCTCAGTGGCAAAACAATCTTAGTGACACGTTCAGTTGGACAGTCGAGCCAATTTAGCGATCGCCTCATCGCATTAGGTGCAACAGTCATCGAAATGCCTACCTTAGAAATCGGCCCGCCCTCCTGTTGGGAAGCTTTGGATAATGCCATCGCTCATTTATCTGACTTCGACTGGTTAATTCTCACTTCTACCAATGCCATAGACTACTTTTTTGAAAGACTAATCGCCCAAGGTAAAGATAGCCGTGCTTTAGCAGGCGTCAAAATTGCCGTCGTTGGTGAGAAAACAGCCCATTGTCTCAAACAACACTCTCTCCAACCAGATTTTATTCCCCCCAATTTTATTGCCGATTCTTTAGTGGAAAATTTCCCGGAGAAACTAGATGGTAAAAAGGTTTTATTCCCCAGAGTTGAAAGCGGTGGAAGAGAAATTTTAGTTAAGGAATTGACTCTTAAGGGAGCAAAGGTGATAGAAGTTGCCGCATATCAATCTTGTTGTCCTAGTGGTATTCCACCAGAGGCACAGTTAGCTCTCCAAAACCGCAAGATAGATGTGATTACTTTTGCCAGTTCTAAAACTGTGCAATTTTTCTGTCAACTTACTGACAAGATATTTTCCAACAACTCTGATCCTAGTCAATTGTTAGAGGGCATTTGTATTGCCTCTATCGGGCCGCAAACCTCCAAAACCTGTCATTTTTTATTCAGGCGTGTGGATGTAGAAGCCCAAGAATATACTTTAGATGGTTTAACCCAAGCATTGATAAGATGGGCGACGAATTATTAG
- the coaE gene encoding dephospho-CoA kinase (Dephospho-CoA kinase (CoaE) performs the final step in coenzyme A biosynthesis.), with protein sequence MTKRIIGLTGGIATGKTTVTNYLASTYKLPILDADIYAREAVSLGSPILGAIAQRYGEQILLADGSLNRQKLGEIIFNRQDERNWIDNLIHPDVRDRFEEAITLSSSQTLVLVVPLLFEAGMTDLVTEIWVVRCSQEQQLQRLIQRNHLNREQAQARINSQLSIEEKAAHADVVLDNSSTLEILLKQVDVALKTTSRD encoded by the coding sequence ATGACAAAACGTATAATCGGCTTAACTGGCGGTATTGCCACAGGCAAAACCACTGTCACTAATTATTTGGCTAGCACTTATAAGCTGCCGATTCTGGATGCAGATATTTATGCTAGAGAGGCAGTATCTTTAGGTTCGCCTATTCTTGGTGCGATCGCTCAACGTTACGGCGAACAAATTTTACTAGCAGATGGCAGCCTCAACCGCCAAAAGCTAGGCGAAATTATCTTTAATCGTCAAGATGAACGCAACTGGATAGACAATTTGATTCATCCTGATGTGCGCGATCGGTTTGAGGAAGCGATCACCCTATCTTCCTCACAAACACTGGTGTTAGTAGTGCCTCTATTATTTGAAGCTGGGATGACTGATTTAGTTACAGAAATTTGGGTAGTGCGTTGTTCACAAGAGCAACAACTACAAAGATTGATACAACGAAATCATTTAAATAGAGAACAGGCACAAGCCAGGATCAACAGCCAATTATCTATCGAAGAAAAAGCGGCTCATGCAGATGTAGTTTTAGATAACTCTTCCACCCTAGAAATACTACTGAAGCAGGTAGATGTAGCTCTAAAAACCACAAGTAGGGACTAA
- a CDS encoding DOPA 4,5-dioxygenase family protein: protein MKEDTIEITGFHAHVYFDPASRDVAARVREGLGARFDVQLGRWFDKPIGPHPKGMYQVAFLPNQFDKVVPWLMLNREGLDILVHPETGDAVADHAVHSLWLGEKLDLNIEFLRQLNSTLSN, encoded by the coding sequence ATGAAAGAAGATACTATCGAGATCACTGGTTTTCATGCTCATGTTTACTTCGATCCCGCCAGTCGGGATGTAGCTGCGCGTGTACGTGAAGGATTGGGCGCTAGATTTGACGTGCAACTCGGACGCTGGTTTGACAAGCCCATCGGGCCCCACCCAAAAGGAATGTATCAAGTTGCTTTCTTACCGAATCAGTTTGATAAAGTCGTTCCCTGGCTAATGCTTAATCGTGAGGGATTGGATATTCTCGTCCACCCTGAGACAGGCGATGCTGTGGCTGACCACGCGGTTCATTCTTTATGGTTAGGAGAAAAGCTAGATTTGAATATTGAGTTTCTTCGACAGCTTAATTCAACTTTATCTAATTAA
- a CDS encoding universal stress protein, with amino-acid sequence MFKKILVALDRSQIGQQVFEEALGLAKLTQASLMLVHVLSPEEEGSPYVPMLSNFDYYPGLSSQSFELYQKQWDDFKNLGIQMLQSFCAQAIAAGVTTEFTQNIGNPGRIICDFAHSYGADLIVMGRRGRSGLMELFLGSVSNYVLHHAPCTVHVVHLSVAPKTHEVVKETTSTLSVN; translated from the coding sequence ATGTTTAAAAAGATTCTAGTTGCATTAGATCGCTCGCAAATAGGGCAACAGGTTTTTGAAGAAGCGTTGGGTTTAGCAAAGTTAACACAAGCCAGCTTAATGCTAGTGCATGTCCTATCTCCCGAAGAAGAGGGTAGCCCTTATGTACCTATGCTGTCTAATTTTGACTATTATCCAGGATTGAGCAGTCAAAGCTTCGAGTTATACCAAAAGCAGTGGGATGACTTTAAAAATCTAGGAATCCAGATGTTGCAATCTTTCTGCGCCCAAGCTATCGCAGCAGGTGTAACTACGGAATTTACACAAAATATTGGTAATCCTGGTCGCATCATTTGTGATTTTGCTCATAGTTATGGTGCTGACCTAATTGTAATGGGGCGTCGAGGTCGTTCTGGGCTGATGGAACTATTTCTTGGTAGTGTGAGTAACTATGTTCTTCACCATGCTCCTTGTACGGTGCATGTTGTGCATCTTTCAGTTGCTCCTAAAACACATGAAGTTGTCAAAGAAACTACAAGCACCTTAAGCGTTAACTAA
- a CDS encoding endonuclease domain-containing protein → MNNSIPEEPYPLIKEGTRNIVIGYKTDLVKVQRAKELRQQMTPEEKILWQHLRANRLNGLHFRRQQIINGFIADFYCHATALVIEVDGKIHEQQAEYDAERDKVLSARGLRLLRIKNEEVRHELDKVLMRISTACSQQT, encoded by the coding sequence ATGAATAATTCAATACCCGAAGAACCCTATCCACTGATAAAAGAGGGAACTCGCAATATTGTAATCGGATACAAAACAGACTTAGTTAAAGTGCAACGTGCCAAAGAACTTCGTCAGCAAATGACACCAGAAGAAAAAATTCTTTGGCAACATCTTCGTGCTAATCGCCTGAATGGTTTGCACTTTCGCCGCCAGCAGATTATCAATGGCTTTATCGCAGATTTCTACTGTCACGCAACTGCATTAGTGATAGAAGTAGATGGCAAAATTCATGAACAACAAGCCGAATATGATGCAGAACGCGACAAAGTTTTGTCAGCTAGGGGACTGCGTTTGTTGCGAATTAAAAATGAAGAAGTGAGACACGAACTTGATAAAGTCTTGATGCGTATTTCCACAGCTTGTTCTCAACAGACCTAA